A segment of the Arachis hypogaea cultivar Tifrunner chromosome 5, arahy.Tifrunner.gnm2.J5K5, whole genome shotgun sequence genome:
TTAACTTACCATCTATGTCTGCCGTCTCTACCATGTCATGGATCTCTCTGTCAGTGAATCTTTCACCTAGATCTTTTGCAATGCGCTTGATGTCTGATACACATATCTTTCCCTACACTTGCCCCAAAGCCCAAGCGATGTGAATCAAGAAGATGATGTAGAAACGATGTAAAAAGCAAAAACACTTACATTTTTATCTTGATCAATAATCTGAAAAGCTTTCATGAGCTCTTCCTTAGTGTCCATTTCTCCAATTTTGGCCGTCATGTTCTCAAATTCTTCATAGTCAATTGCACCACCACCATCCTTGGGCACATCTGCTATCATTTGATTTATTTGCTGGAATAACAGTGTACTATTTGTAAGCAATACAAACAGACCTCTAACAAAAAGAATGACAAGATGATGTCTCATACAACACTATAAACAAACCACTTTCTCTTACGAAACTCCATTCAACCTTCTCTTTATCTTTTTTCCCTTTAATAGTCAAACATGATCTCTATTAAAGATCTACCTTATCTACCttatataatttcaaaattcaaattttacaaaattttaataggATTTGAGGTTTTTAGAACAAAAGAAGCTCACAAATCAAGACGATTCACCATACCAAGAAAATAATCACCAAAAGCTAATCTGTTGATGTGGTGACTTAACTGTATCACGTGTAGATTATTTAGTCTCTTGAAATATGAAGTCTCAtgattgacaaaaaaaattatatttccaAATCATGTGTAGTAAAAATTGCAATTAGTTCACCAAAAAGTATGCAAAGTAAACAGATAAGCTCTTACATTAAACGAGTCCTTTTGAAAAGCTAGCAGATCATGTACATGttataacaccctaatattcaaatccttatgctcgagtcataagtcaatgatattacggtggtacgactctcaaggtggactttttatacataattataagtataattgaaaggaaTATTAATCGAAAAGCCTAAAAGGAGtgaaaataaaaatcacaaagtcgtatcactcacgttttgaCAACTTAAAGATAAAGCATGAAGTCGATAGCgctatacagataaaggcataaaggagattaagagaaagacaatatatagatatataacataagtagatagccactagtcgtgacccgcgaagtttaaaccggctagggtacagtataacaGTAGTTAGCAAcaatatctcctaatctctcccaaagaagCATAAGATCCTCTATAGGTAAGTTCAAAAGAGTCcaatacataatataagtttttcaaaataaaggtggagagattctaagcaagttataaagtagagaatataaagatcttcgccatctctaagatgaaccacagctcacttctgagcacctggacctatatctgaaaaacaagagatatatatagaatgaaaacccacgacccatgggttcccagtgtggtaaaagtgccaaataaatacaatacattgtaataaaaactcactaagcatcatgaacttcctttcaccaaacattcaccctatgttctcgctaatccataaataggcaactgtcataagaaaatgctaaatctaattcttcttccttatgcttcccaactttctaactctccaCCGAATCCaaatcagaatcataaacaaaaccatcaccagttattctgCCTCAGCAATTTTATATCAATACATCAGATCCTCCCCTGGAGCAAGTGAATTCACTTTACTACGTCTACCCAgagagctcaaattatctcattcaaaaatcatcatcattattcaatcacATCattaattcatctcatcaagaacagccctcagcgtcTACGGACACCAGCataagggacctctcagttgtacaaacacacgcaatacaagcaagtaatacacaattaaagtacaagtagaacaagtagcacataatcaggtaacatagcacgtatgatatagcaatccaaaacaagtaggcaaacccaaacaattcaaatatatgcaaatgatgaattcCTGCCCtacggctgatgatatcatctgtcggttatatagccaaccgacatgtccggtagctaacccgggtaCAGTCTATCTGTTGTGCATTAATATTATTAGAGGGAGTTCGTGTACTGTTagcattagagggtatctgcaccCTGTCGCCgttagagggtatctgtgccctatcgccattagagggtattggtgccctgtcaccctaacaaccagagagaaaacacaagcatactcacattcaacattttccaacattattcatttaccacattcgttcatttatcatatatgcatctTCGGCATATTCGCCATATGTTAAAGCTTCCTCAATCAATCATCATGACCATATCATCATTTATACATCACTAATCATAACCCGGGGCAAGTGGGGcccaaccacaacccttgcatctaccgaggaggtacattctcatatgcccaggacgaactaaggaggggatcctaacctcccaccatctcgttgggggcaattttacaataccaggaagaacaatgaaggggatcctcaccttcctccATTTCTAtggggtcgcactttcgagaaaAAGAGCTCAAGATAAAGCAATCattcaaaatcatattttcaattccagccataaatcaatatttatcatagccatccggctcataacataaccTATAACCAGCaaataatcattattaaatactttccttcggctcatggcatacaccaCACTTCCATCGTCACCCTCAacaactcatacaatcatcattacacatcattcatcattgattctcattttacttcatccacaagttaccacatatCCTAGCTTCTTCCCATCGCTAGGcatactgatgacaagtcatcttaggctagtttcacaagcctttttcattagtttttctttggttttcatgcatttttaggcaataagtaagtgtttgagCGAGAATTTCACGCTTGTCTTGACTCAATCAAATATtggtaattttatgcattttcattatatttcttgcaagatttagttgaaaatatgaatgatgcaagattCGATGATCATGCCAAGGCTTTAATGTACCTGTttggttgatgacaggtgaaaagatgaaggaaaaggagcagaaagcacaaaataagctcaaaggaAGAATTATGGACACATCTTTTTGAGTTGAGCATGCTTTGGAGctttaggccatgcttttaaaagcgttgGCCATGCTCAGCGCACGCGTACAAGAAGTTTACGTGTTAGGGATGAATTTTTGaagacccatgcgtacgcatgcatgacgcgtacgAGTGGAAGTGGTTGGCGCTCATTTGCAAAGAAAGCGCTACATTGCATGAGTGAGAATTTTCGAGCAAAATCTAAATTGGGAATGGAAGTTCatccatcgatgcgtacgcgtgcatgacgcatatGCGTTGGTGGGACTTACCTGAAGAAGgacgctggtggacgaaattgtgatcactattctttttgTATACTCTGAtgacattgtttattttcacaactccgttcaactaaccagcaagtgtactgggtcgtccaagtaataaaccttacgtgagtaagggtcgaatccacagagattgttggtatgaagcaagctatggtcaccttgcaaatctcagtcaggcaaattaaaatagtttatgggttttcgaaaatagaaataaaggatagaaataaaagggatagaagacttatgcaaattcattggtaggaatttcagataagcgaatggagatgctgtagagctcttggacgcctgctctcctactgcttctattcaatccttcttactccttcccatggcaagctttgtataggggttcaccatcaactgtggctactttcttcctctcggggaaatatcctgtgcggctgtcactcgcacagctaaccagtctggaggcatcacccatggctgatggctacatcccatcctcgcagtgaaaactaatgctcacgcactctgtcacagtacggctaatcaccggttggttcccgctcctactggaatagaatccctcttttgcgtctgtcactgacgcccagcaggttaaagtttgaagcacgtcacagtcattcattaccggaatcctactcggaataccacagacaaggtgagactttccggatcctcataaatgccgccatctatctagcttataccatgaagattctgttggggaatctaagagatacgcatccaagctctgttgcatgtagaacggaagtggttgtcaatcacgcgcgttcataagtgagaatgataatgagggtaatctgactcataacattcatcatgttcttgggtacgaatgaatatcttggaataagaataagatagaaactgaataagagaagatagaatttcattaatacttgaggtacagcagagctccacaccttaatctatggtgtgcagaaactccaccgttgaaaatacataagcaaagagttcaggcatggccgaatggccagccctctctaaaacgtgatcaatgatctcctaagatgaagaataaaacaaaactgagaccaaagatgaaacgtggtcaaaagacatctaatacaatagataaatgttctatatatacttagactagctcctagggtttacatgagtaagtaattgatgcataaatccacttccggggcccacttggtgtatgcttgggctgagcttgattaatccacgagctgaggcatttcctggagttgaactccgagttatgacgtgttttgggcgttcaactccggatcatgacgtttttctggcgtttaactccagacagcagcatgaacttggcgttcaacgccaagttacgtcgtcattcttcgaataaagcatggactattatatattgctggaaagccctggatgtctattttccaacgccgttgagagcgcgccaattggagttctgtagctccagaaaatccatttgagtgcagggaggtcagattccaacaacatcagcagtccttttgtcagccttcttcagagttttgctcaaatccttcaatttcagccagaaattacctgaaatcacagaaaaacacacaaactcatagtaaagtccagaaatgtgaatttaacataaaaactaatgaaaacatccctaaaagtagcttaaacttactaaaaactatataaaaacaatgccaaaaagcgtataaattatccgctcatcacaacaccaaacttaaattgttgcttgtccccaagcaattgaaaatcaaataggataaaaagaagagaatatactataaagtccaaaatatcaatgaatattaatttaattacatgagcgggacttgtagctttttgcttctgaacagttttggcatctcactttttcctttgaagtttagagtgattggcttctctaggaacttagaatttcggatagtgttattgactctcctagttaagcatgttgattcttgaacacagctacttatgagtcttggccgtggccctaagcactttgtcttccagtattaccaccggatacacaaatgccacagacacataactgggtgaaccttttcagattgtgactcagctttgctagagtcctggtgcgcgaaattgtgaacattactttttcacaactctcataatccccggtaatggctccaaaaacgtggtagctcaataccatggcattacacaacttcgcacaactaaccagcaagtgcactgggtcgtccaagtaataaaccttacgtgagtaagggtcgatcccacggagattgttagtattgaagcaagctatggtcatcttgtaaatcttagtcaggcaaactcaaatggatatagtgatgaacgaaaataacataaaggtaaagatagtgatacttatgtaattcattgataggaacttcagataagcgtatgaagatgccttcccttccgtctctctgctttcctactgccttcatccaattcttcttactcctttccatggcaagctcgtgtagggtttcactgttgtcagcagctacctcccatcctcgcagtgaaaactaatgctcatgcactctgtcacagtgcggctaatcaccggtttggttccctcccctaccggaatagaatcactcttttgcgtctgtcactaacgcccagtaggttacaggtttgaagcacgtcacagtcattcaatcattgaatcctactcagaataccacagacaaggtttagaaattctggattctcttgaatgccgccatcaggtcctgcctataccacgaagactctgatctcacggaatggttggctcgtttgtcaggcgagcactcggttgtcaggcgatcaaccatgcatcgtgcaatcaggaatccaagagatattcaccaagcctcaaatgcttgtagaacaagagtggttgtcagtcactttgttcatgagtgagaatggtgatgggcgtcaatcatcaccttcatcaagttgaagaacaagtgatatcttggaataagaacaagaggaattgaatggaagaacaatagtaattgcattaatactcgaggtacagcagagctccacaccttaatctatggtgtgtagaagctccaccgttgaaaatacataagcataaggtctaggcatggccgaatggccagcctcccaatgatctaagatagcataaaaatgaagatagctaccaaagtcttcttaagatctaaagtgatcaaaagatcccaatacaatagtaaaaggttctacttataagaactagtagcctaaggtgtacagaaatgagtaaatgacataaaaatccacttctgggcccacttggtgtgtgcttgggctgagcattgaagcatttttcgtgcagagactcttcttggagttaaacgccagctttggtgccagtttgggcgtttaactcccatttgggtgccagttccagcgtttaacgctgggatttcttgaggtgactttgaacgccggtttgggccatcaaatcttgggcaaagtatggactatcatatattgctggaaagcccaggatgtctactttccaacgccgttgagagcgcgccaattgggctcctgtagctccagaaaatccacttcgagtgcagggaggtcagaatccaacagcatctgcagtcctttttggtctcagaatcagatttttgctcaggtccctcaatttcagccaaaaaatacttgaaattacagaaaaacacacaaactcatagtaaagtccagaaaagtgaattttaactaaaaaataataaaaatatactaaaaactaactagatcatatcaaaaacatactaaaaacaatgccaaaaagtatacaaattatccgctcatcacaacaccaaacttaaattgttgcttgtccccaagcaactgaaaatcaaataagataaaaagaagagaatatgcaatgaattccaaaaacatctgtgaagatcagtattaattagatgagcggggcttttaactttttgcctctgaatagttttggcatctcactctatcctttgaaattcagaatgattggcttctttaggaactcagaatccagatagtgttaatgattctcctagtaaagtatgatgattcttgaacatagctacttgttgagtcttggctgtggcccaaagcactctgtcttccagtattaccaccggatacatacatgccacagacacataattgggtgaaccttttcagattgtgactcagctttgctaaagtccccaattagaggtgtccagggttcttaagcacactcttattgccttggatcacaactcttatttctctctcttttttcgttttttttttctcttttttttttcgtttttttttttgaaagtgctttttcttgcttcaagaatcattttaatgatttttcagatcctcattaacatgtctcctttttcatcattctttcaagagccaacattcatgaaccacaaattcaagatacatatgcactgtttaagcatacattcagagaacaaaaatattaccaccacatcaaaataattaaactattataaaattcaaaattcatgcaattcttcctttttcaattaagcacatttttattcaagaaaggtgatggattcataggacattcataactttaaggcatagacactaagacactaatgatcacaagacacaaacatggataaacataagcataaaattcgaaaaacagaagaacaaataacaagaaaatcaaagaacgggtccaccttagtgatggcggctctttcttgctcttgaagatcctatggagtgcttgagctcctcaatgtctcttccttgtctttgttgctcctccctcatgattctttgatcttctctaatttcatgaaggatgatggtgtgttcttggtgctccacccttagttgtcctatgttggaactcaactctcctagggaggtgtgtagttgctcccaatagttttgtggaggaaaattcatcccttgaggaatttcagggatttcatgatgagtgggatctcttgtgtactccatccttttcttggtgatgggcttgtcctcatgaatggggatgtctccctctatgtcaactccaactgaataatagaggtgacaaatgagatgaggaaaggctaaccttgccaaggtggaggtcttgtccgccactttatagagttcttgggctataacctcatgaacttctatttcttctccaatcatgatgctatggatcatgatggcccggtctatggtaacttcggaccggttgctagtggggatgattgagcgttgtatgaactctaaccatcctctagccacgggcttgaggtcatgccttctcaattggaccggctttcctcttgaatcttgcttccattgtgcgccctcttcacatataactgtgaggacttggtccaacctttgatcaaagttgacccttctagtgtaaggatgctcatctccttgcatcataggcaagttgaacgccaccctcacactctccggactaaaatccaagtatttcccccgaaccatagtaagataattctttggattcgggttcacactttggtcatggttcttggtgatccatgcattggcatagaactcttgaaccatcaagattccgacttgttgaatggggttggtaagaacttcccaacctcttcttcggatctcatggcggatctccggatattcaccctttttgagtgaaaaagggacctcggggatcaccttcttcaaggccacaacttcatagaagtggtcttgatgcacccttgagagaaatctatccatctcccatgactcggaggtggaagcttttgccttccctttcctctttttagaggtttctccggccttggatgccataatggttatggaaaaacgaaaaagcaacgcttttaccacaccaaacttaaaatgtttgctcgtcctcgagcaaaagaagaaagaagagagtagacgaagaagaaatgaggaagagggagatggtggtgtgttcggccaaagagggggagaagtggtgtttaggttgtgtgaaaatgaagggttgaagaagggtatatataggagagaggggggtaaaggttcggccattatgggtgggtttgggagggaaagtggtttgaatttgaagggtgaggttggtggggatttatgaaggatggatgtgagtggtgaagagaaagatgggatttgataggtgaagggtttttggggaagaggtgttgaggtgattggtgaatgggggaagaagagaaagagtgatggtagggtcctgtggggtccacagatcctgtggtgtcaaggaaagggcatccttgcaccaaatggcatcaaaatccacgttttgagccaattctggcgttaaacgccgggctggtgcccattcctggcgtttaacgccaggttcttgccttttactggcgtttaacgccagtctggtgcccctttctggcgttaaacgcccagaatggtgccagactgggcgttaaacgcccaactgctaggctgactggcgtttgaacgccagcagcatcttcctccagggtgtgctatttttcttcctgtttttcattttgtttttgcttttttcattgtttttgtgacttcttatgattatcaacctacaaaaaagataaaataacaaaagaaaataattaattataaaacattgggttgcctcccaacaagcgcttctttattgtcactagcttgacagaggactctcatggagcctcagaaatgctcagaaccgtgttggaacttcccaacaccaaacttagagtttgagtgtggggtttcaacaccaaacttagaatttggttgtggcctcccaacaccaaacttagagtttgactgtgggggcactgtttggctctgttttgagagaagctcttcatgcttcctctccatgatgacagagggatatccttgggccttaaacaccaaggactcTTCATTCACTTTGAATGATcagctctcctctatcaacatcaatcacagcctttgctgtggctaggaagggtctgccaaggatgatggattcatccatgcatttcccagtctctaggactatgaaatcagtagggatgtaatggtcttcaaccttgaccagaacatcctctacaagtccataggcttgttttcttgagttgtctgccatctctagtgagatttttgcagcttgtacctcatagatccctaatttctccattacagagaggggcatgaggtttacactcgatcctaagtcacacaaggccttcttgaaggtcatggtgcctatggtacaaggtatagaaaacttcccagggtcctgcctcttttgaggcaattgctgcctagacaagttatccagttctttggtgagcaaagggggttcatcctcccaagtctcatttccaaataacttgtcatttagcttcatgattgctccaaggcatttagcaacttgctcttcagtgacatactcatcctcttcagaagaagaatactcatcagagctcatgaatggcagaagtaagtccaatggaatctctatggtctcatcttgagcctcagattcccaaggttcctcattggggaactcattggaggtcagtgggcgtccattgaggtcttcctcagtggcgttcactgcctcttcttcctcccagaatttggccatgttgatggccttgcactctccttttgggttttcttcagtattgcttgggagagtgcttggaggaagttcagtaattttcttgctcagctgacccatttgtccttccagattcctaatggaagatctagtttcagtcatgaaactttgagtggttttgattagatcagagaccatggttgccaagtcagaggtattctgcttagaactctctgtctgttgctgagaagatgatggaaagggcttgctattgctaaacctgtttcttccaccattattgttattgaaaccttgttgaggtctctgttgatccttccatgaaagatttggatgattcctccatgaaggattgtaggtgtttccatagggttctcccatgtaattcacctcttctattgaagggttctcaggatcattagcttcttcctcagatgaagcttccttagtactgctt
Coding sequences within it:
- the LOC112803625 gene encoding probable calcium-binding protein CML13 — its product is MSWNCPEKVNRNTAKGQQQGRVFTTTTGNFARSDGLRIGCEFGGGDQKEVRKQINQMIADVPKDGGGAIDYEEFENMTAKIGEMDTKEELMKAFQIIDQDKNGKICVSDIKRIAKDLGERFTDREIHDMVETADIDVFSVL